Proteins encoded within one genomic window of Flavobacteriales bacterium:
- a CDS encoding Glu/Leu/Phe/Val dehydrogenase, with protein MFELKNAKDSSQSFQVLEMMDSMNHEQLVFCNDKETGLKAIIAIHDTTLGPALGGTRMWHYDNEVDALIDVLRLSRGMTFKAAITGLNLGGGKAVIIGDAKKLKSEALMRKFGQFVNSIGGKYITAEDVGMSAEDMKFVKMETDFVTGIPVEMGGSGDPSPVTAYGVYMGMKASAKYKWGSDDLKDKKVVVQGVGHVGENLVKHLSEEGAKVIINDINKENVKKVSELYNTDIVDGESVYDIDMDIYSPCALGATVNDITIEKLKCEIIAGAANNQLKDENKHANILKEKDILYAPDFLINAGGLINVYSELNDYDREKALEKTRKIYDTTLEIFVRAEEENITTNAAALKLANERIQQAKN; from the coding sequence ATGTTTGAGCTTAAAAATGCTAAAGATTCAAGTCAAAGTTTTCAGGTACTTGAGATGATGGATTCTATGAATCATGAACAATTGGTATTCTGTAACGATAAAGAAACTGGTTTGAAAGCAATTATTGCTATTCACGATACTACTTTAGGCCCAGCACTTGGTGGAACTAGAATGTGGCACTACGATAATGAAGTGGATGCTTTAATAGATGTGCTAAGATTATCTAGAGGGATGACTTTTAAAGCGGCAATAACGGGTTTGAATCTTGGAGGAGGTAAAGCTGTTATTATTGGCGATGCCAAAAAGCTGAAATCTGAAGCACTTATGAGAAAGTTTGGACAGTTTGTAAATAGTATTGGTGGTAAATACATTACTGCTGAGGATGTAGGTATGAGTGCCGAGGACATGAAATTTGTGAAAATGGAAACCGATTTTGTAACTGGAATTCCAGTCGAAATGGGAGGGAGTGGAGACCCTTCACCAGTTACTGCATACGGTGTATATATGGGAATGAAAGCTTCTGCCAAATACAAATGGGGGAGTGATGATTTAAAAGACAAAAAGGTAGTTGTTCAGGGTGTTGGTCATGTCGGTGAAAACCTTGTGAAACACCTTTCTGAAGAGGGAGCTAAAGTGATTATTAATGACATTAATAAGGAAAACGTAAAAAAAGTTTCTGAACTTTACAATACTGATATTGTTGATGGTGAAAGTGTTTATGACATTGATATGGATATCTACTCGCCATGTGCATTGGGAGCAACTGTTAATGACATTACAATAGAAAAGTTGAAATGTGAAATAATTGCCGGTGCTGCCAATAATCAATTAAAAGACGAAAATAAACATGCAAATATCTTGAAGGAAAAGGACATACTTTATGCACCTGACTTTTTAATTAATGCTGGAGGTTTAATAAATGTATATTCAGAGCTTAACGACTATGACAGAGAAAAAGCTCTTGAAAAAACTAGAAAAATATATGACACAACTCTAGAGATATTTGTTAGGGCAGAGGAAGAGAATATTACTACAAATGCAGCAGCGTTGAAGCTAGCAAATGAAAGAATCCAACAAGCTAAAAACTAG
- the nusB gene encoding transcription antitermination factor NusB: protein MLNRRHLRIRVLQFVYSWHKSKDTDIVKIEKQFLKSLEKVEELYILLLLILVEIRDFAEDFQEDAKKKKLPSDEDLNPKTKFIDNLFIQKIKDDTSLMSKANELKLSFSDSRSLIKAIYLEVIKTSLFEEYMASEEIGFEVDKKFMLKLFSKHIIEVSALQDFLNEQHIYWDDDLPFVSSMIVKTIKESSDTNISLLDLFNNKEEKEFALDLLRFSIIHSDEYTDLISSKTKNWEIDRVALMDLILMQMALTELLKMPQIPVKVSINEYLELAKYYSTPNSKNFVNGILDNLHIELKRKGLIKKTGRGLIE, encoded by the coding sequence ATGTTAAATCGAAGACATTTAAGAATTCGTGTTTTGCAGTTCGTATATTCTTGGCACAAATCCAAGGATACTGATATTGTTAAAATTGAAAAGCAATTTCTTAAATCACTTGAAAAGGTAGAGGAATTATACATTCTTTTGTTGCTTATTCTTGTAGAGATTCGTGATTTTGCCGAAGACTTTCAAGAAGATGCTAAGAAAAAGAAATTGCCATCTGATGAGGATTTAAACCCGAAAACTAAATTTATAGACAACCTATTTATTCAGAAGATTAAAGATGATACTTCATTGATGAGTAAAGCAAATGAATTGAAGTTGTCTTTTTCAGACAGTCGTTCTCTTATAAAAGCGATTTATTTAGAAGTTATTAAAACGTCTTTATTTGAAGAGTATATGGCTTCAGAAGAAATAGGATTTGAGGTTGATAAGAAGTTTATGCTGAAGTTGTTTAGCAAGCATATAATTGAAGTATCTGCTCTTCAAGATTTTCTTAATGAACAGCATATCTATTGGGATGATGATTTGCCTTTCGTCTCAAGTATGATTGTAAAAACAATAAAAGAGTCATCTGATACAAACATTTCTTTGTTAGATTTATTCAACAATAAAGAAGAAAAAGAGTTTGCATTAGACTTATTGAGGTTTTCAATAATTCATTCCGATGAGTATACTGACTTGATATCCTCCAAAACTAAAAACTGGGAGATTGATAGGGTAGCTTTGATGGACTTAATTTTAATGCAAATGGCCCTTACTGAATTACTGAAAATGCCACAAATTCCTGTTAAAGTAAGTATTAACGAATATTTAGAATTAGCTAAATATTACAGTACACCTAACAGCAAGAATTTTGTGAATGGTATTCTCGATAATTTACACATTGAGTTAAAGCGAAAAGGCTTAATCAAAAAAACAGGTAGAGGGCTTATAGAATAA
- a CDS encoding DUF1573 domain-containing protein has protein sequence MYRLIILPAVCFVFASCGDMAKKVDAEETTVVQSEETAVKPTLSSNLVMNTNTAESSSEKQSGPNFSFNKELHDFGQLIDGEKVSYSFTFTNSGDAPLIISSAKGSCGCTVPDWPRDPIAPGESGSIDVTFNSSGRSGKQNKAVTLTANTNPSRKVLNITSEVISK, from the coding sequence ATGTACAGACTAATTATCTTACCAGCAGTATGTTTTGTCTTCGCCTCATGCGGTGATATGGCTAAAAAAGTTGACGCAGAGGAAACAACAGTAGTTCAATCAGAAGAAACAGCTGTAAAGCCAACGCTTTCTTCGAACTTAGTAATGAATACAAATACTGCTGAATCTTCTTCTGAAAAACAGTCTGGACCAAATTTTTCATTTAACAAAGAGCTTCATGATTTTGGTCAGTTAATCGATGGTGAAAAAGTATCTTATTCGTTTACATTTACTAATTCAGGAGATGCACCATTAATTATTTCAAGTGCCAAAGGCTCTTGTGGATGCACTGTGCCAGATTGGCCTAGAGACCCTATAGCACCAGGAGAGTCAGGCTCAATTGATGTTACGTTTAATAGTTCAGGAAGATCAGGAAAACAAAATAAAGCAGTTACTCTAACAGCTAATACTAACCCAAGCAGAAAGGTGTTAAACATCACTTCTGAAGTAATCTCAAAATAA
- a CDS encoding DUF4199 domain-containing protein has protein sequence MTIFAWTSYTNDMKDYILSSGLKIGALYIFLTVFAYVMGVDFHLNESWSIIKPILPYCLLFFFVIRYKKLVGGYLSFKETFTVTIGSIVAGAFISTFFTILLFNFIDPEFAIMLKDATIEKMVVQLDELPESNAMYGIMETLIEQTEKEDIYSISNLASAFFYSILFHIIFSLIIAAFVKKDKPIEISE, from the coding sequence TTGACTATATTTGCCTGGACTTCTTATACTAATGATATGAAAGATTACATCCTTAGCAGTGGACTAAAAATTGGTGCACTATATATTTTCCTAACCGTTTTTGCATACGTCATGGGTGTCGATTTTCACCTTAATGAAAGCTGGTCGATTATTAAGCCAATCCTACCTTATTGTTTGCTTTTCTTTTTTGTAATACGATATAAAAAGCTTGTCGGTGGGTATTTGTCATTCAAGGAAACATTTACAGTTACCATTGGAAGTATAGTGGCAGGAGCATTTATAAGCACCTTTTTCACCATTTTACTATTTAACTTCATTGATCCAGAATTTGCAATAATGCTTAAAGATGCTACCATTGAAAAGATGGTTGTTCAATTAGATGAACTGCCTGAGTCAAACGCTATGTATGGCATTATGGAGACTTTAATTGAGCAGACAGAAAAAGAAGATATATATTCTATTTCTAATTTAGCTTCTGCATTCTTTTACAGTATTTTATTCCACATTATATTTTCTTTGATAATTGCTGCATTTGTAAAAAAAGATAAACCCATTGAAATTTCTGAATAA
- a CDS encoding ABC transporter ATP-binding protein yields the protein MKELKYLLKFYKKYKWRFLIGVVFVVVSNLFALYPAVFTRKAFDTAKEAIELSQNNGTVDFDSLTSTLLYFGMMLILFALLKGVFMFFMRQTIIVMSRLIEYDIKNEIYDHYQKLDRAFYKRNRTGDMMARISEDVSKVRMFLGPATMYPINMISLFTLVMYHMFSINVKLSLFVLAPLPIMSISIFFISKIIHSKSEKVQKQLSLLSTISQESFSGIRILKSFVNEKMNFNVFNTETDEYLKRNVSLARTNAAFFPFMLLLIGLSTLLTIYVGGKEAIAGNITTGNIAEFIIYVNMLTWPMASIGWVTSIIQRAAASQKRINEFLNTKVEVDNEDGLVETISGDISFENVSFKYPDSNVNALSNISFKIEKGKSIAIVGRTGAGKSTIIQLLTRMYNTSEGLIKIDHKSIENYSTKSLRSAISLVPQEALLFSDTISNNISFGTDKNTSQEEIEDVAKKAAIHDNIMSFPAQYNTKIGERGVTLSGGQKQRISIARAFIKPSSILIFDDCLSAVDNETEEQILKEIKKQNQNKTSIVVSHRLSSIQHVDEIIVLENGKVIEKGTHQELIHNKKVYFDMYEQQLSSQ from the coding sequence ATGAAAGAGCTCAAATATCTTCTTAAGTTCTATAAAAAATACAAATGGCGATTTTTAATCGGAGTCGTATTTGTTGTCGTTTCTAATCTATTTGCTCTCTATCCTGCCGTATTTACTCGAAAAGCGTTTGATACTGCAAAGGAAGCCATTGAATTGTCTCAAAATAATGGGACTGTTGATTTTGACTCATTAACCTCAACATTACTCTATTTTGGAATGATGCTCATCTTATTTGCTCTACTAAAGGGAGTATTTATGTTTTTCATGAGACAAACTATAATCGTAATGTCTAGATTGATTGAGTACGATATAAAAAATGAAATTTACGACCACTACCAGAAACTTGACAGAGCCTTCTACAAAAGAAACCGTACTGGTGACATGATGGCTAGAATTAGTGAAGATGTTAGTAAAGTAAGAATGTTCTTAGGGCCTGCTACTATGTATCCTATTAATATGATATCGCTATTTACTTTAGTGATGTATCATATGTTTAGTATTAATGTTAAATTAAGTCTTTTTGTACTGGCGCCACTACCAATAATGTCGATAAGCATATTTTTTATCAGTAAAATTATTCACTCAAAAAGCGAAAAAGTACAAAAGCAATTGTCATTATTATCAACGATTTCCCAAGAGTCTTTTTCAGGTATTAGAATTTTAAAGTCATTTGTTAATGAAAAAATGAACTTCAATGTGTTTAATACTGAAACTGATGAATACCTTAAAAGAAATGTTTCACTAGCTAGAACAAATGCTGCCTTTTTCCCTTTTATGCTCTTACTAATTGGTTTAAGCACGTTGTTAACCATATATGTAGGTGGCAAGGAGGCCATTGCTGGAAATATTACAACAGGAAATATTGCAGAGTTTATCATCTACGTTAATATGCTCACATGGCCTATGGCGTCAATTGGATGGGTAACATCAATCATTCAACGAGCAGCTGCATCACAAAAACGAATTAATGAATTTTTAAATACCAAAGTGGAGGTCGATAACGAAGATGGTTTAGTAGAAACTATTTCAGGCGATATATCGTTTGAGAATGTAAGTTTTAAATACCCAGATAGTAATGTAAATGCATTGAGTAATATCTCTTTTAAAATTGAGAAAGGAAAATCAATCGCAATTGTAGGGCGTACAGGTGCTGGGAAATCTACAATAATTCAGTTACTCACCAGAATGTACAATACGAGTGAGGGACTTATTAAAATTGACCATAAATCTATTGAAAACTATAGTACTAAAAGCCTCAGATCAGCCATAAGCCTAGTGCCTCAAGAAGCCTTGTTATTTTCTGATACCATTTCCAACAATATTTCCTTTGGAACAGACAAAAATACAAGCCAAGAAGAAATAGAAGATGTTGCTAAAAAAGCGGCAATACATGATAACATCATGAGCTTCCCAGCACAATACAATACAAAAATTGGAGAAAGGGGAGTAACTCTTTCAGGTGGACAAAAACAGAGAATTTCAATTGCACGAGCTTTTATCAAGCCATCTTCAATACTTATTTTTGACGATTGTTTGTCTGCCGTTGACAATGAAACTGAAGAACAGATTTTAAAAGAAATAAAAAAGCAGAATCAAAATAAAACTTCTATAGTAGTAAGCCATCGATTATCCTCTATTCAACACGTTGATGAAATTATTGTTTTAGAAAACGGAAAAGTTATTGAAAAAGGAACACACCAAGAGCTAATCCATAACAAAAAAGTGTATTTCGACATGTACGAACAACAGCTTTCCTCTCAGTAA
- the fsa gene encoding fructose-6-phosphate aldolase encodes MKFFIDTANLHDIKSAQELGILNGVTTNPSLMAKEGIKGKENILKHYKDICDIVDGDVSAEVIATDYEGMIKEGQELAMLDPQIVIKIPMIEEGIKAIRYFSDKGIKTNCTLIFSVGQALIAAQAGATYVSPFIGRLDDSGEDGINIVADIVEMFKVQKYNTQVLAASIRNKKHIEDCAIVGADVVTAPLNAIKGLIPHPLTEVGLKKFLADHSANNS; translated from the coding sequence ATGAAATTTTTTATTGATACGGCAAACCTTCACGACATCAAATCAGCACAAGAACTAGGCATTCTCAATGGTGTTACAACTAACCCTTCTCTAATGGCAAAAGAAGGCATCAAGGGAAAAGAAAATATTTTAAAACATTACAAAGACATCTGTGATATTGTTGATGGTGATGTAAGTGCTGAAGTCATTGCAACTGACTATGAGGGAATGATTAAAGAAGGTCAAGAATTGGCTATGCTAGACCCTCAAATTGTCATTAAAATTCCAATGATTGAGGAGGGAATTAAAGCTATTCGATACTTTTCTGATAAAGGAATAAAAACAAATTGTACACTAATATTTTCTGTTGGTCAAGCCTTAATTGCAGCACAGGCAGGTGCAACTTATGTCTCCCCTTTTATTGGAAGGCTGGACGATAGTGGTGAAGATGGAATTAATATTGTTGCCGATATTGTAGAAATGTTTAAAGTCCAAAAATATAACACTCAAGTACTGGCGGCTTCAATACGAAATAAAAAACATATTGAAGATTGTGCAATAGTTGGGGCAGATGTAGTAACTGCTCCTTTAAATGCCATTAAAGGTTTAATTCCTCACCCATTGACTGAAGTTGGCTTAAAAAAGTTTCTTGCTGACCATTCTGCAAATAATTCATAA
- a CDS encoding PUR family DNA/RNA-binding protein codes for MENYKDQEEIYSNKVRAGKRTYFFDVRATKADDYYLTITESKKIFDDNGNHSFKKHKIFLYKEDFEKFKNALGDTLDYIIKNKGLDIISSESEESSETKTEENSFTDVNFEDI; via the coding sequence ATGGAAAACTACAAAGACCAAGAAGAAATTTATTCTAATAAAGTGAGGGCTGGTAAAAGGACTTACTTTTTTGATGTTAGAGCAACAAAAGCTGACGATTATTACCTAACTATTACTGAAAGTAAAAAGATTTTCGATGATAACGGTAATCACTCGTTCAAAAAGCATAAAATTTTCCTCTATAAAGAGGATTTTGAAAAATTTAAAAATGCTTTAGGAGATACTTTAGACTATATTATTAAAAATAAAGGTCTTGACATTATATCTTCTGAATCGGAAGAGAGTAGCGAAACAAAAACTGAAGAAAACAGCTTTACTGACGTTAACTTCGAAGATATTTAA
- a CDS encoding dephospho-CoA kinase, with amino-acid sequence MKKIGLTGNIGSGKTTVSYVFRTLGVPVFYADDEAKRLMLEDEILKSKLINAFGRDTYSDNQLNKKYLSELAFKDEGVLMKLNALVHPVVLNYFDDWCVQQSSEYVIKEAAILFESGTDIGMDAIICVKCPKEKRIERLTNRDSVSVEHIESRMSKQWEEDKKASLSDFIIDNDGVTLVIPQVLEIHKELLK; translated from the coding sequence ATGAAAAAAATAGGCTTAACAGGTAATATCGGAAGTGGAAAGACTACAGTTTCATATGTATTCAGAACTTTAGGTGTACCTGTATTTTATGCCGATGATGAAGCCAAACGCCTTATGCTTGAAGACGAAATTCTCAAGAGTAAACTTATCAATGCATTTGGAAGAGATACTTACAGTGATAATCAGTTAAATAAAAAATACCTTTCTGAATTAGCCTTTAAAGATGAAGGTGTTCTTATGAAATTAAATGCTCTAGTACATCCTGTTGTATTGAACTATTTTGATGACTGGTGTGTTCAACAATCCTCTGAATATGTGATTAAGGAAGCAGCTATTCTTTTTGAAAGTGGTACTGATATAGGAATGGATGCCATAATCTGTGTAAAATGCCCTAAAGAAAAACGTATTGAGCGACTAACAAATAGGGATTCGGTATCTGTTGAACACATAGAATCAAGAATGAGCAAGCAATGGGAGGAGGATAAGAAAGCTTCACTTTCTGATTTTATTATTGATAATGATGGAGTTACACTTGTGATACCTCAAGTATTAGAAATTCATAAAGAATTATTAAAATAA
- a CDS encoding threonylcarbamoyl-AMP synthase, with amino-acid sequence MLVSIHPDNPNPRGIAQVVECLKDGGVIIYPTDTIYGIGCDIFQQKAVERIAKIKNIDLKKQNFSFICSSLSQLSDYSLPINRNVYKGMRRALPGPYTFILKANNSVPKLFKSKKKTVGIRIPNHSIPPLLVEKIGNPILTSSVHDEDTIIEYSTDPELIYERYKDKVDIVIDGGIGSLVPSTVIDCSNGNMELIRQGLGKIDDLF; translated from the coding sequence ATGCTAGTATCTATTCATCCTGACAATCCAAATCCTAGAGGTATAGCTCAAGTTGTTGAGTGTCTAAAGGACGGTGGCGTAATAATATACCCTACTGACACTATTTATGGAATTGGCTGCGATATCTTCCAACAGAAGGCGGTAGAACGTATTGCAAAAATCAAAAATATAGATTTGAAAAAACAAAACTTTTCCTTTATCTGTTCAAGTTTAAGTCAGTTATCAGACTACAGCTTGCCTATTAATAGAAATGTATATAAAGGTATGAGAAGAGCTCTTCCTGGCCCTTACACCTTTATTTTGAAAGCAAATAATAGTGTTCCAAAATTATTCAAAAGCAAAAAGAAAACTGTTGGAATACGAATTCCAAATCATAGTATCCCACCATTATTAGTTGAGAAAATTGGTAACCCAATACTAACAAGTTCTGTGCATGACGAAGACACTATTATAGAGTACAGCACTGATCCAGAATTAATTTACGAACGCTATAAAGATAAGGTTGACATAGTTATTGATGGCGGAATTGGCTCTTTAGTGCCTTCAACAGTAATAGATTGTTCAAATGGAAACATGGAACTAATACGCCAAGGCTTGGGCAAAATCGATGATTTATTTTAA
- the yajC gene encoding preprotein translocase subunit YajC, translated as MTLITIFLQAESSGNPLIFFVLVFGVFWFFMIRPQVKKQKQERKFREEMKKGDKVVTTGGLHGKIVEMSEKTVKIDVSNGTILKFEKTCVSADLSQTKD; from the coding sequence ATGACTTTAATAACAATATTTTTACAAGCAGAATCAAGCGGTAACCCATTAATTTTCTTTGTACTTGTTTTTGGTGTGTTCTGGTTTTTTATGATTAGACCTCAAGTTAAAAAGCAGAAGCAAGAAAGAAAGTTTAGAGAAGAAATGAAAAAAGGTGACAAGGTTGTTACTACAGGTGGTCTTCACGGAAAAATAGTAGAAATGTCGGAGAAAACAGTCAAAATTGATGTTTCAAACGGTACTATTTTGAAGTTCGAAAAAACGTGTGTTTCTGCAGATTTGTCTCAAACCAAAGACTAG